In Halopseudomonas nanhaiensis, a single window of DNA contains:
- a CDS encoding DUF3297 family protein, which produces MNDTKSLPPLPDRLSSNPLSPHYVEEIFDHNVGIMLNGKERTNVEEYCISEGWIKTPSPKALDRRGQPVLITLKGKVEAFYS; this is translated from the coding sequence ATGAACGATACCAAATCGCTGCCTCCTTTACCGGACAGGCTGTCCAGCAATCCCCTTAGTCCACATTATGTCGAAGAGATTTTCGACCATAATGTCGGCATCATGCTGAACGGCAAAGAGCGTACCAACGTCGAGGAGTACTGCATCAGCGAAGGTTGGATAAAAACCCCTTCCCCCAAGGCATTGGACCGCCGCGGTCAGCCAGTGCTGATCACGCTGAAAGGCAAGGTCGAAGCATTTTATAGCTAA
- a CDS encoding transposase, which yields MPRTGRLVMPGYPHHIVQRGHNRQLVFAERSDYEHYLSNLRELKEQCGIKVFSYCLMTNHVHLVVSPDTAAGLGAFMKGLAARATRYRNKLKGRSGTLWEWRYKSSVVDSEEYLLACSRYIELNPVRARMVALAGDYEWSSFQQRVGAKPEWLDSSPCFTSLGSTAAEARSKYGIFVEGGIPDAEYELIRQAVQRNQLTGSGKFVDAIEATLGLRVERRGPGRPKREK from the coding sequence ATGCCAAGGACAGGCCGACTCGTCATGCCGGGTTATCCGCATCACATCGTTCAGCGAGGCCACAACCGCCAACTGGTCTTCGCCGAGCGAAGCGATTACGAGCACTACCTCTCCAACCTCCGCGAACTGAAGGAACAGTGCGGCATCAAGGTGTTCAGCTACTGCTTGATGACCAACCATGTGCATCTCGTCGTCAGCCCTGACACCGCGGCTGGCCTCGGCGCTTTCATGAAGGGCTTGGCCGCTCGAGCGACACGATACCGGAACAAGCTGAAAGGGCGCTCGGGTACGCTTTGGGAGTGGCGGTATAAGTCCAGCGTGGTAGATAGCGAAGAGTATCTCCTCGCCTGCAGCCGTTACATCGAACTGAACCCGGTACGAGCACGTATGGTTGCTCTTGCCGGTGACTATGAGTGGTCCAGCTTTCAACAGCGTGTTGGAGCAAAGCCGGAGTGGCTGGATAGCAGTCCGTGCTTTACCTCGTTGGGTTCTACGGCAGCCGAGGCTCGTTCAAAGTACGGCATTTTTGTGGAAGGCGGGATACCCGACGCGGAATACGAGCTGATCCGACAAGCAGTACAACGCAACCAACTGACCGGTTCTGGGAAGTTCGTGGACGCGATCGAGGCGACGCTGGGCCTGCGTGTTGAGCGCCGTGGTCCTGGTAGGCCAAAGAGA